In one window of Notolabrus celidotus isolate fNotCel1 chromosome 15, fNotCel1.pri, whole genome shotgun sequence DNA:
- the LOC117827364 gene encoding pyroglutamyl-peptidase 1-like translates to MANKKKVIVTGFEPFGEHAVNSSWVAVQEMEKLGLGEAVDLHVCEVPVEYQAVQTLLPSLWKEHQPQLVVHVGVSGLATTVTLEQCGHNKGYKRRDNCSFCPASQCCMEDGPECIHSVLDMETVCKRANDSGSGVSFSVSKDAGRYLCDYTYYTSLHLGQGCSAFIHVPPLEKPYSSKELGRALQAVVQEMLKLLDEDHKQDTHCNHTHQHQQDHC, encoded by the exons ATGGCCAATAAGAAGAAAGTGATAGTAACAG gctttgagccttttGGTGAACATGCAGTGAACTCCAGCTGGGTGGCAGTGCAG GAAATGGAAAAATTAGGTCTGGGTGAAGCAGTGGATCTTCATGTGTGTGAGGTGCCTGTTGAATACCAGGCTGTTCAGACCCTTCTGCCGTCTCTATGGAAAGAGCACCAGCCTCAG TTGGTGGTCCATGTGGGTGTTTCGGGGTTAGCCACCACCGTCACTCTGGAGCAATGCGGACACAACAAGGGCTACAAACGACGGGATAACTGCAGCTTCTGCCCTGCTTCACAGTGCTGTATGGAGGATGGACCTGAGTGTATACACTCTGTCCTCGACATGGAGACAGTCTGCAAGAGGGCCAATGACTCGGGCTCAGGAGTCTCGTTCTCTGTGTCAAAAGATGCAGGAAG GTATCTATGTGACTACACCTACTACACTTCTCTGCACCTGGGCCAGGGTTGCTCTGCCTTCATCCATGTACCCCCGTTAGAAAAACCGTACAGCAGCAAGGAACTGGGCAGAGCACTTCAGGCGGTCGTACAGGAGATGTTGAAACTGCTGGATGAAGATCACAAACAGGACACGCATTGCaatcacacacatcaacaccAACAGGACCATTGTTAG
- the LOC117827406 gene encoding transcription factor jun-D-like: METSLYTGTVVNNPTVSSFYSQNTMMKKDINLNLDDQNPELKSNPLRDADGLLNSPDLGLLKLTTPDLERLIIQSNGLVTSSGNNTASQFLYPKSASDEQEFAEGFVKALEDLHKQNQLSEAGCVSVDRLELLGHSNTVGSTGLQTSELPVYTTLNGYAASPLGATTLNYATDTIPFPPPPSHLVSAQQQAAAAAALSRLQAASGVKDEPQTVPDMQSFGDSPPLSPIDMDNQERIKAERKKLRNRIAASKCRKRKLERISRLEDKVKSLKTQNTELASTASVLREQVAQLKQKVMNHVSSGCQLLPNQVQAY, from the coding sequence ATGGAAACAAGTCTCTACACAGGCACCGTGGTGAATAATCCGACGGTCTCCAGCTTCTACAGCCAGAACACGATGATGAAGAAGGACATTAATCTGAACCTGGACGACCAGAACCCCGAGCTCAAATCAAACCCTCTCCGAGACGCAGACGGACTTCTTAACTCCCCGGACTTGGGACTCTTGAAATTAACCACTCCGGATCTGGAGCGCCTTATCATCCAGTCAAACGGTCTGGTCACCTCCTCCGGCAACAACACGGCCTCTCAGTTCCTGTACCCAAAGTCGGCCAGTGACGAGCAGGAGTTCGCGGAAGGTTTCGTGAAGGCGTTGGAGGATCTTCACAAGCAGAACCAGCTGAGCGAGGCGGGGTGCGTCTCCGTGGACAGACTGGAGCTGCTCGGCCATTCCAACACGGTGGGGTCCACTGGACTCCAGACATCAGAACTCCCCGTGTACACGACTTTGAACGGGTATGCGGCCAGCCCTCTTGGAGCAACCACCCTCAACTACGCCACGGACACCATCCCCTTCCCGCCGCCTCCGTCTCATCTAGTCAGCGCGCAGCAACAGGCAGCGGCTGCGGCGGCTCTGTCACGACTCCAGGCTGCCAGTGGGGTGAAGGACGAGCCACAGACCGTACCCGACATGCAGAGCTTCGGGGACAGCCCCCCTCTGTCTCCCATCGACATGGACAACCAGGAGCGCATCAAGGCGGAGAGGAAAAAGCTGCGGAACAGGATAGCCGCCTCCAAATGCCGCAAAAGAAAACTGGAGCGGATCTCTCGGCTGGAGGACAAGGTCAAGAGTCTGAAAACGCAGAACACCGAGCTGGCGTCCACAGCCAGCGTCCTCAGGGAACAAGTGGCCCAGCTGAAGCAGAAGGTGATGAACCATGTCAGCAGTGGGTGCCAGCTTTTACCAAACCAGGTCCAAGCGTACTAA